A portion of the Malassezia japonica chromosome 3, complete sequence genome contains these proteins:
- the TIF11 gene encoding Translation initiation factor 1A (BUSCO:EOG092652Y6; COG:J; EggNog:ENOG503P2UG): MPKAKGKGGKNRRRGKNDGDDKRELVFKDESQEYAQVVRMLGNGRLEALCFDGEKRLAHIRGKLRKKVWINNGDIILLSLREFEDGKADVIQKYSPDEARSLKQYGELPETTKINEEALGDDEGGDVEFQEVSDEEDEDLDDL; encoded by the coding sequence ATGCCCAAAGCGAAAGGCAAGGGTGGCAAGAACCGCCGTCGCGGAAAGAACGACGGTGACGACAAGCGTGAGCTGGTTTTCAAGGATGAGAGCCAGGAATACGCCCAGGTCGTGAGGATGCTTGGTAACGGCCGTCTCGAAGCACTGTGCTTTGACGGCGAGAAGCGTCTCGCGCATATTCGcggcaagctgcgcaagaaGGTGTGGATCAACAACGGTGACATTATCCTCCTATCCCTCCGTGAGTTTGAGGACGGTAAGGCGGATGTCATCCAAAAATACTCGCCCGACGAGGCCCGCTCGCTCAAGCAGTACGGCGAACTGCCCGAGACGACCAAGATCAACGAAGAGGCCCTGGGTGACGATGAgggcggcgacgtcgaATTCCAGGAGgtgagcgacgaggaggacgaggacctcgacgacctctAG
- the ALG5 gene encoding dolichyl-phosphate beta-glucosyltransferase (CAZy:GT2_Glycos_transf; EggNog:ENOG503NTZC; COG:M; BUSCO:EOG09264B2P) has product MVITPYLALVVMSPGQLHTTAAERMYTSPEHKVPVPLPTLSVPEEVQLSVVVPMYNEEKRLPTMLDEALSWLEQVRSSKESLSGLSEKEGAASALTGPLLTYELLLVDDGSKDSTYDVAMTYAKERSLPTGASLRITQLHTNRGKGAAVRHGVLHSRGAFILFADADGATRFSDLRVLSREMTRILTEKGHGVVVGSRAHLVTSEAVVKRSMLRNLLMRGFHLLLSILMRPPSIEKMYHHAVDAVVPQFLRATSHGTVTTLAQQPEIKDTQCGFKMFSRATAAHIFPLAHIDRWIFDVELLLLAEMASRASAAQHALRSPQDSSKDALLRLPLPIAEVAVHWTEIDGSKISLLTDSLRMGRDLVIIRLNYALGRWRAPSSL; this is encoded by the exons ATGGTCATAACG CCCTATCTTGCGCTTGTTGTAATGAGTCCTGGGCAGCTGCATACGACCGCCGCTGAGCGCATGTATACGAGTCCTGAGCACAAGGTGCCTGTACCTCTTCCTACTCTCAGTGTGCCCGAGGAGGTGCAACTCTCGGTGGTTGTGCCCATGTACAACGAAGAGAAGCGTCTGCCCACGATGCTGGATGAGGCGCTTTCGTGGCTGGAGCaggtgcgctcgagcaaAGAGTCGCTTTCGGGGCTATCAGAGAAGGAAGGCGCAGCATCGGCGCTCACAGGTCCGCTCCTTACCTATGAGCTGTTGCTTGTGGATGACGGGTCGAAGGACTCGACGTACGATGTCGCGATGACCTATGCGAAAGAGCGCTCTCTCCCTACCGGAGCCTCTCTGCGTATCACGCAGTTACATACGAACCGCGGCAAAGGTGCAGCGGTGCGTCATGGCGTGCTGCacagccgcggcgcctttATCCTCTTtgccgatgccgacggcgcgacgcgctttTCCGACCTGCGCGTCTTGTCGCGTGAGATGACGCGCATTCTTACCGAAAAAGGCCATGGCGTTGTGgtcggctcgcgcgcgcacctTGTTACGTCCGAGGCCGTCGTGAAGCGGAGCATGCTGCGCAACTTGCTGATGCGCGGCTTCCACCTCCTTCTTTCGATTCTCATGCGACCTCCGAGCATTGAAAAGATGTACCACCACGCTGTGGATGCCGTCGTTCCCCAGTTTCTTCGAGCAACAAGTCATGGTACTGTCACAACTCTGGCGCAACAGCCCGAGATCAAGGATACCCAGTGCGGCTTCAAGATGTtttcgcgcgcgacggccgcccaCATCTTCCCCCTTGCGCACATCGACCGCTGGATCTTTGATGTGGAGCTCCTCCTGCTCGCAGAGATGGCATCTCGTGCAAGTGCTGCACAGCACGCACTGCGCTCGCCCCAGGATAGCAGCAAGGAcgccctgctgcgcctcccGCTCCCGATCGCCGAGGTGGCCGTGCACTGGACCGAGATTGACGGCTCCAAGATCTCGCTCCTGACCGACTCGCTGCGCATGGGCCGCGATCTGGTGATTATACGTCTGAACTATGCGCTTGGAcggtggcgcgcgccgtcgagtCTATAG
- a CDS encoding DNA-directed RNA polymerase (EggNog:ENOG503NV92; COG:K) → MRSESPSSDSSSGPGTPPEHGPISNKGNETAPWNEPHTFHTLEMQRRFMNPSSESKDVPALREITRPHIESFNALWMDDPRLEARSVEVETGGLLNRSLPTLPRRVVIDAERGDRIEMWIDNVMMSRPQVPSRAKNISDRFVYPDECRNRLTTYRGRLIARVNWSVNGGEPESDLHDMGLVPVMVGSNRCNLRGMKSSELVAHHEEPNEMGGYFIINGNERLMRFLILAKANHVMALERPSFTRRGPSYSSKACSIRCVGKNDLVSVTNSVHYLENGGVTLRFSWRKQEYMVPIVMVLKALVSATDKELFASIVGSDIDNTFLTDRVELLLRGFKQYRLWTGEQCLDYLGDKFRVVMRAPEDWTNAEVGVDLINRLVLPHLTLPRDKYRLLIFMIRKLYAFVAGECCADNPDSPQHQEVLMPGFLYGAIIRERLDEYLVGVRSVIARDVRMKAKECDFSARYMQRVLSKVNGDVGARLASFLATGNLSSPSGLDLQQVGGFTIVAEKLNFYRYLAHFRSVHRGAFFAELKTTTVRKLLPEAWGFLCPVHTPDGSPCGLLNHFSHSCLLTTRDVDASHIPALLTSLGMTEVLAPNVSPKTHVVVQLDGAIIGYAPPSLAQHMANVLRIWKTEGHEQVPLDLELGFVPTSHGGQYPGLYLFSGRARMLRPVQYLYNGKVDHIGPFEQVYLEVACRREEVQRGVSTHVEQTPTNVLSVIANLTPFSDFNQSPRNMYQCQMGKQTMGTPSGAISRRTDNKLYRLQSGQTPVVRPALHNKYGMDDFPNGTNAIVAVISYTGYDMEDAMILNKSTHERGFGYGTVYKSEIVNLRDLVGGGARSGALPVHFGFGDDVRSDDVRRTQLDVDGLPFVGDLLTKGSPLYAAYNDATGRTLVKRFKGDEAAYVDTVRLIGSDAGDSECQKVQIMFRVPRSPVIGDKFSSRHGQKGVCSQKWPAVDMPFSESGMQPDVIINPHAFPSRMTIGMLIESMAGKAGAMHGISQDATPWTFNEHDTPVNFFGEQLRAAGYNYMGNEPMYSGITGQELRADIYLGVVYYQRLRHMVNDKFQVRTTGPVHALTRQPVKGRKRAGGIRFGEMERDALLAHGTSFLLQDRLLNCSDYTTAYVCRTCGSLISLSYDEHAAIAIPGLGAVQTIENTDEQRTPLGPNGEYCRACRVAAQGARRNDAPRVQLPKANVLRRVGDLDVVAVPYVLKYLVAELAAMNLKIRFQVGP, encoded by the exons ATGCGAAGCGagtcgccgtcgtcggaTTCGTCGTCCGGCCCGGGCACCCCGCCCGAGCATGGACCCATCTCAAACAAAGGAAATGAGACCGCTCCGTGGAATGAGCCGCATACTTTCCATACCCTCGAGATGCAGCGGCGTTTCATGAACCCTTCGAGCGAATCGAAGGATGTACCTGCCCTGCGCGAGATCACGCGCCCCCACATTGAGAGCTTCAACGCTCTGTGGATGGATGACCCCCGTCTGGAAGCGAGGAGCGTCGAGGTGGAGACTGGTGGCCTGCTGAACCGCAGCCTGCCGACGCTCCCTCGGCGTGTCGTGatcgacgcggagcgcggcgatcgcaTTGAGA TGTGGATCGACAATGTGATGATGAGCCGCCCTCAGGttccgtcgcgcgcgaaaAACATAAGCGACCGCTTCGTCTACCCCGATGAGTGCCGCAACCGCCTGACGACCTATCGTGGCCGCCTGATTGCGCGTGTGAACTGGAGCGTGAACGGCGGCGAGCCCGAGTCGGACCTGCATGACATGGGCCTTGTACCTGTGATGGTCGGCTCGAACCGCTGCAACCTGCGCGGCATGAAATCGAgcgagctcgtggcgcaCCACGAGGAGCCGAACGAGATGGGCGGCTACTTTATTATCAATGGTAACGAGCGTCTGATGCGCTTCTTGATCCTTGCGAAAGCGAATCATGTGATGGCGCTGGAGCGTCCCTCGTTCACGCGCCGTGGCCCCTCGTACTCGAGCAAAGCGTGCTCGATCCGCTGCGTCGGCAAAAACGATCTGGTGAGCGTTACCAACTCGGTGCACTACCTCGAGAATGGTGGTGTGACTCTGCGTTTCTCGTGGCGAAAGCAAGAATACATGGTCCCGATTGTGATGGTGCTCAAGGCACTTGTGAGTGCTACCGACAAGGAGCTCTTTGCGTCGATTGTCGGCTCGGACATTGACAACACCTTCCTTACGGaccgtgtcgagctgctgctccgCGGCTTCAAGCAGTACCGCCTGTGGACCGGTGAGCAGTGCCTCGACTACCTCGGCGACAAGTTCCGCGTGGTGATGCGTGCGCCCGAGGACTGGACGAACGCGGAAGTGGGTGTGGACCTGATCAACCGTCTTGTGCTGCCTCACCTCACCCTCCCCCGCGACAAGTACCGCCTGCTGATCTTTATGATCCGCAAGCTGTACGCGTTTGTTGCTGGCGAGTGCTGTGCCGACAACCCCGACTCGCCACAGCACCAAGAGGTGCTCATGCCCGGCTTCCTGTACGGTGCCATTATccgcgagcgtctggaCGAATAcctggtcggcgtgcgcagcgtgatTGCGCGCGATGTGCGCATGAAGGCAAAAGAGTGCGACTTTTCGGCGCGCTACATGCAGCGTGTGCTGTCCAAGGTGAATGGCGACGTGggtgcgcgccttgcgtcCTTCCTTGCGACCGGCAACCTCTCGTCGCCCAGCGGTCTTGACCTGCAGCAAGTCGGTGGCTTTACGATTGTCGCCGAGAAGCTCAACTTTTACCGTTACCTTGCGCATTTCCGCAGTGTGCACCGTGGTGCCTTTTTTGCGGAGCTCAAGACAACGACCGTGCGTAAGCTGCTTCCCGAGGCGTGGGGTTTCCTGTGCCCCGTCCACACGCCCGATGGTAGCCCGTGTGGTCTGCTGAACCACTTTTCGCATTCGTGTCTGTTGACGACGCGCGATGTCGATGCCTCGCATATCCCCGCGCTGCTCACCTCGCTCGGTATGACCGAAGTCCTTGCGCCGAACGTCAGCCCCAAGACACACGTCGTTGTGCAGCTTGACGGTGCGATTATTGGCTACGCCCCCCCAtcgcttgcgcagcacatGGCCAACGTGCTGCGTATCTGGAAGACGGAAGGGCACGAGCAGGTCCCCCTGGACCTTGAGCTGGGCTTTGTGCCGAcgtcgcacggcggccAGTATCCTGGTCTCTACCTCTTTTCTGGCCGTGCACGCATGCTGCGTCCTGTGCAGTACCTGTACAATGGCAAGGTGGACCACATTGGCCCCTTTGAGCAGGTCTACCTCGAAGtggcgtgccgccgcgaagaggtgcagcgtggcgtctcgacgcacgtcgagcagaCGCCGACCAACGTGCTGAGTGTCATTGCGAACCTGACGCCCTTCTCCGACTTTAACCAGAGTCCGCGTAACATGTACCAGTGCCAGATGGGTAAGCAGACGATGGGTACGCCGTCTGGTGCGATTTCGCGGCGTACGGACAACAAGCTGTACCGTCTGCAGTCCGGCCAGACGCCCGTTGTGCGCCCTGCGCTGCACAACAAGTATGGCATGGACGACTTCCCGAACGGAACGAATGCCATTGTCGCCGTCATTTCTTATACGGGTTATGACATGGAGGATGCCATGATCCTGAACAAGTCCACGCACGAGCGTGGCTTTGGCTACGGTACGGTGTACAAGTCGGAGATTGTCAACCTGCGCGACTTGGTCGGTGGCGGGGCGCGGAGTGGTGCGCTGCCTGTGCACTTTGGCTTTGGtgacgacgtgcgcagcgacgatgtgcggcgcacgcagctggaCGTCGACGGTCTTCCGTTTgtcggcgacctgctcaCGAAAGGCAGCCCGTTGTACGCCGCGTACAACGACGCGACTGGCCGTACGCTCGTGAAGCGCTTCAaaggcgacgaggccgccTACGTCGACACGGTGCGCTTGATTGGCAGCGATGCGGGCGACAGTGAGTGCCAAAAAGTGCAAATCATGTTCCGCGTCCCCCGTTCGCCTGTGATTGGTGACAAGTTCTCCTCGCGCCACGGCCAGAAGGGTGTGTGTTCGCAAAAGTGGCCTGCGGTCGACATGCCCTTTAGCGAGAGCGGCATGCAGCCTGATGTGATTATCAACCCCCACGCGTTCCCCTCGCGTATGACGATCGGTATGCTTATCGAGAGCATGGCCGGCAAGGCGGGTGCGATGCACGGCATCTCGCaggacgcgacgccgtggACCTTTAACGAACACGACACGCCGGTCAACTTCTttggcgagcagctgcgtgcggctgGCTACAACTACATGGGCAACGAGCCGATGTACTCTGGCATTACCGGccaggagctgcgtgcggacATCTATCTGGGTGTGGTGTACTACCAGCGTCTGCGTCACATGGTCAACGACAAGTTCCAAGTGCGTACCACGGGTCCGGTGCACGCGCTCACGCGCCAGCCCGTCAAGGGCCGCAAGCGTGCCGGCGGTATCCGCTTTGGTGAGATggagcgcgatgcgctgcttgcgcacggcacgTCCTTCCTGCTGCAGGACCGTCTGCTGAACTGCTCCGACTATACCACGGCCTATGTGTGCCGGACGTGTGGCAGTCTGATCTCGCTGAGCTacgacgagcacgcggcgaTTGCGATccccggcctcggcgcggtgcagaCGATTGAAAATaccgacgagcagcgcacgccgctcggcccCAACGGCGAGTACTGCCGTGCGTGCCGTGtggcggcgcaaggcgcgcggcgcaacgACGCCCCCCGGGTGCAGCTCCCCAAGGCCAACGTTTTGCGGCGCGTGGGCGACTTGGACGTGGTGGCGGTGCCCTACGTGCTCAAGTACCTTGTggcggagctcgcggcgatgAATCTCAAGATCCGCTTCCAAGTCGGTCCGTAG
- the hrf1 gene encoding Protein transport protein yif1 (EggNog:ENOG503NX76; BUSCO:EOG09264P74; COG:S; TransMembrane:5 (i295-314o326-347i359-378o384-402i409-429o)) yields the protein MHSQRSGFAARSPPPLQHPIPTHPKVPVPGSPVRADYAHDEQNPYTPQAQNHYAPQTRAPPAKRGGYQRISSPRGTTPVNAYAPQQRNPYTPQNRGGATPQHRAAATAAASAYAPPQPSRSNSTASVVPNMNMYQSTTAPYFDGASTPDAYPNAYAMPQQDYAKDDAWGFGGQAPLGGGMMNDATAQMGMQFGRHVAQVGGEYMQKNFRNLLPMPMLKHYFNVSNSYVLHKLRIILFPWRHKPWSRRLRYSTPYGGSGIMSPGQSASPTPYAGMSTPDRPLSAHGAQHAAAGEPVSFFMAFVTYTIVSSVIYGLRGRFHPENLGYTASRALAIVFIEFSAVKLGCYLLNIQGDHTIFDLVAYSGYKFVGTLLVLAVGMLQLGRWMYWLTFFYVFAANAFFLAQRATRIQFLFAIAMSQIVFGWLLIAGVY from the exons ATGCACTCTCAGCGCTCGGGctttgcggcgcgctcgccgccgccgctgcagcaccCGATTCCGACGCACCCCAAGGTTCCTGTGCCGGGATCtccggtgcgcgccgactacgcgcacgacgagcagaACCCCTACACGCCCCAGGCCCAAAACCACTATGCCCCACAGacccgtgcgccgcccgcgaaACGGGGGGGTTACCAGCGGatcagctcgccgcgggGGACGACGCCCGTGAATGCGTATGCcccgcagcagcgcaaccCGTACACGCCGCAAAACCGGGGGGgggcgacgccgcagcaccgcgcagccgcgacggccgccgcgagcgcctacgctccgccgcagccctcgcgctccaactcgacggcgagcgtcgtgccgaACATGAACATGTACCAGTCGACCACTGCGCCGTACTTTGACGGAGCGAGCACGCCGGACGCTTATCCGAACGCGTACGCGATGCCGCAGCAGGACTATGCCAAGGACGACGCGTGGGGCTTTGGCggccaggcgccgctcggcggggGGATGATGAACGACGCCACGGCGCAGATGGGCATGCAGTTCGGCCGCCACGTCGCTCAGGTCGGTGGGGAGTACATGCAGAAGAAC TTCCGCAACCTCCTGCCGATGCCGATGCTCAAGCACTACTTTAATGTGTCGAACTCGTACGTCTTGCACAAGCTGCGTATTATCCTGTTCCCATGGCGCCACAAGCCGTGGTCGCGCCGTCTGCGCTACTCGACCCCGTacggcggctcgggcatCATGTCCCCGGGccagagcgcctcgccgactcCGTACGCGGGCATGAGCACGCCGGACCGCCCGCTGtccgcgcacggcgctcagCACGCGGCAGCGGGGGAGCCGGTCTCGttct TCATGGCCTTTGTTACGTACACGATCGTATCGTCGGTCATCTACGGCTTGCGCGGTCGTTTCCACCCGGAAAACTTGGGGTAcaccgcctcgcgtgcATTGGCCATCGTCTTTATCGAGTTCAGTGCAGTGAAGCTGGGGTGCTACCTGCTCAACATCCAGGGAGACCACACCATCTTTGACTTGGTGGCATACTCGGGCTATAAGTttgtcggcacgctgcttgTGCTTGCAGTGGGAATGCTCCAGTTGGGACGCTGGATGTACTGGCTCACGTTCTTTTACGTGTTTGCTGCGAATGCCTTCTTCTTG GCACAGCGCGCAACGCGCATTCAGTTCCTGTTCGCGATCGCCATGTCCCAGATCGTATTTGGATGGCTTTTGATTGCGGGCGTGTACTAA
- a CDS encoding uncharacterized protein (COG:B; EggNog:ENOG503NTW5): MATLNVRDALSYLDQVKVQFTDHPDVYNRFLDIMKDFKSQAIDTPGVIERVSTLFRGQPSLIQGFNTFLPPGYRIECSVDQNDANMITVTTPSGTTTQTLGGHGIAGAISRMNKGEGAPPPPLPHGPGPHDAKSRHHGGPPGPYGGLPPQGMEYDPRRGPPPHERPPPMNGRAPSPGAMPMNAPMGYNPPPAPYEQGRAPPEAARPPVEFNHAINYVNKIKQRFAGDPDTYKQFLEILQTYQKEQRPIHEVYGQVTHLFDHAQDLLDEFKQFLPDTGGPGGGLFGMLGHVTNGMGPQSEMPSMPAYEPLPPRHSGPAPGGRKKRSASGVEDVPLPPEPHAPVPPGKPVSRSKRSKHGKTDSIPRGPPYMQGVPPGEMHEMYPPVQPGVPPYDALPPDAPGYLPPGMYEMPPYLPPQAMGGNVVQLPHMASIDEVAFFERVKKHIDDRATYLDFLKLLNLYTQDVIDVATLVDRVSLFLGGQPELLSAFKALCGYDMGKHGWLENEEPVLENVPALERERVDLSNQRSYGPSYRRLPDSEVNLACSGRDPLCWEVLNDAWVSHPTWASEGESFNPHKKNVYEDALYRSEEERHEYDYHIEANLRTIALLEPIAARIAIMDPEERASFRLKPGLGGQSKSIYQRIIKKVYGRNHGVEVIAALHDNPCVAVPVVLARLKQKDEEWKRAQREWNKVWREVDARNFYKALDHQGVNFKSTDKKTITTKAFVNEIETLRTAQHQRRLALDPSLPALAPRFQLAYEMNDGQVLADLLRLSVHFMDRSSSGFSAHDRERVDATFRALLPRLLNTSPETFATLVARKHDDDEQSIAEDDEEASESDVSRGRGRKGGDLRRAALRNNAEASTRDEERGAPASTWHINTSAAALPNREAAQVPDVVDLFANTTIYVFVRLLQLLYARLAGLKQAAKDMAESTPESWTKINPLAAELGLIDTATGPAGVVSAIAASLAPRPDADAALPPSEQAVMQLNPAQYYDVLMELIARLFDHEIDQAGYEESVRFMYGTHGYPAMTLDKVVHAFVKGALTIASDAKCQELLGIFDQTHQALNAIRSGTQEASGETRDVQLYKRLIASRMDAEQVVGRDDHLYRIEMVPLQAAGDGVPPQSMHIQLLSHDDLTLEDPKDEEQRWLQYIASYCLYAPTEGLPSETVAPLLKRNLPAQPDAADEEGTQYVVRNGLDIRVCLRTYRLFFVQGTEDVFARKRPATDAAAHAASQEQSRSKRWHAWLAARREVIDAPEPTQDAPEQEREDAAAGEAPAGAPPVPGAEAPSAEASDLKHEP; the protein is encoded by the exons ATG GCGACTCTCAATGTACGGGATGCACTCTCGTACCTCGACCAGGTCAAGGTGCAGTTCACCGACCACCCCGATGTCTACAACCGTTTTCTGGATATCATGAAAGAC TTCAAAAGCCAAGCGATCGACACTCCTGGTGTCATTGAACGTGTGTCGACCCTGTTCCGTGGTCAGCCGAGCTTGATCCAGGGTTTCAACACCTTCCTTCCGCCGGGCTACCGCATCGAATGCAGCGTCGACCAGAACGACGCGAATATGATCACGGTCACCACCCCGTCTGGAACCACGACACAGACTCTCGGCGGGCATGGGATTGCGGGTGCAATTAGCCGCATGAATAAGGGCgaaggtgcgccgccgccgccgctgccgcatGGGCCCGGCCCCCACGATGCCAAGAGTCGGCATCACGGCGGCCCCCCGGGCCCATACGGCGGTCTCCCCCCCCAGGGCATGGAGTACGATCCCCGCCGCggtccgccgccgcacgagcgccCTCCGCCGATGaacggccgcgcgccgtcgcctgGCGCGATGCCGATGAACGCGCCGATGGGCTACAATCCTCCTCCTGCGCCGTACGAGCAGGGCCGCGCCCCTCCCGAGGCAGCGCGTCCGCCGGTGGAATTCAACCATGCGATCAACTATGTGAACAAGATCAAGCAGCGCTTTGCAGGCGACCCAGACACCTACAAGCAGTTCCTCGAGATTTTGCAGACCTACCAGAAAGAGCAGCGCCCTATTCACGAGGTGTACGGCCAAGTGACGCACCTCTTTGACCATGCGCAGGACCTCTTGGACGAGTTCAAGCAATTCCTCCCGGATACCGGCggccccggcggcggcctgtTTGGCATGCTGGGCCACGTCACAAACGGCATGGGACCCCAGTCCGAGATGCCCAGCATGCCCGCGTATGAGCCGCTTCCTCCTCGGCACAgcggccctgcgccgggTGGCCGCAAGAAGCGGagtgcgagcggcgtcgaggatgTCCCTctgccgcccgagccgcatgcgccggtgccgcccGGCAAGCccgtgtcgcgcagcaagcGCAGCAAGCACGGCAAGACGGACAGCATCCCCCGCGGCCCGCCGTACATGCAAGGCGTTCCCCCCGGCGAGATGCACGAGATGTACCCTCCCGTGCAGCCCGGTGTGCCGCCGTACGATGCGCTTCCGCCGGACGCGCCTGGCTACCTCCCTCCCGGGATGTACGAGATGCCGCCCTACCTCCCCCCCCAGGCGATGGGCGGCAACGTGGTGCAGCTCCCCCATATGGCGtcgatcgacgaggtggcATTCTTCGAGCGTGTCAAGAAGCACATTGACGACCGTGCGACCTACCTCGACTTCCTCAAGCTGCTGAACCTCTACACGCAGGATGTAATTGACgttgcgacgctcgtcgaccgtgTCTCGCTCTTTTTGGGCGGCCAGCCCGAGCTGCTGTCGGCGTTCAAGGCTCTCTGTGGATACGATATGGGCAAGCACGGCTGGCTCGAGAACGAGGAGCCGGTGCTTGAGAATGTGCCTGCGCTCGAACGCGAGCGTGTGGACCTGAGCAACCAGCGTTCCTACGGCCCGTCCTACCGCCGCCTGCCAGACTCGGAGGTGAACCTGGCGTGCTCGGGCCGCGACCCCCTCTGCTGGGAGGTGCTGAACGACGCATGGGTGTCGCATCCCACGTGGGCGAGCGAGGGCGAGTCGTTCAATCCGCACAAGAAGAACGTGTACGAGGATGCGCTGTACCGCTCGGAAGAGGAGCGCCACGAGTACGACTACCACATCGAGGCGAATTTGCGCACcattgcgctgctcgagccgatcgccgcgcgcattGCGATCATGGAccccgaggagcgcgcgagCTTCCGCCTGAAACCCGGGCTGGGTGGCCAAAGCAAGAGCATCTACCAGCGCATCATCAAGAAGGTCTATGGGCGGAACCACGGCGTGGAGGTCAttgccgcgctgcacgacaaCCCCTGCGTGGCCGTGCCGGTGGTCCTTGCGCGTCTGAAGCAAAAAGACGAGGAGTGgaagcgtgcgcagcgtgagTGGAACAAGGTCTggcgcgaggtcgacgcgcgcaacTTTtacaaggcgctcgaccaccAGGGCGTCAACTTCAAGAGCACGGACAAGAAAACCATTACCACGAAAGCATTTGTCAACGagatcgagacgctgcgcaccgcacagcaccagcgccgcctggcgctggACCCCAGCCTGCCTGCGCTTGCACCTCGCTTCCAGCTCGCGTACGAGATGAACGACGGCCaggtgctcgccgacctgctgcgccttTCTGTCCACTTTATGGACCGCTCCTCGTCAGGCTTTAGCGCGCacgaccgcgagcgcgtcgacgcgaccttccgtgcgctgctgccgcgcctgctcaACACGAGCCCCGAGACGtttgcgacgctcgtcgcgcgcaagcacgacgacgacgagcagaGCATTgcggaggacgacgaggaggcgagcgagtcggacgTGTCCCGCGGACGTGGGCGCAAAGGCGGCGacttgcgccgcgcggcgctgcgcaacaaTGCCGAGGCGAGTACGCGTGAtgaggagcgcggcgcgcctgcctCTACGTGGCACATCAacacgtcggcggccgcgctgccgaaccgcgaggcggcgcaggtcccCGATGTGGTCGACCTCTTTGCGAATACGACAATCTATGTCTTTGTGCgtctgctgcagctgctctatgcgcgtctcgccggCCTGAAGCAGGCCGCAAAAGACATGGCCGAGAGCACGCCCGAGAGCTGGACCAAGATCAATCCCCTTGCTGCGGAGCTGGGCCTGATAGACACGGCGACGGGCCCTGCCGGCGTCGTGAGCGCGattgccgcgtcgctggcgccgcgcccggacgcggacgcggcgctcccgCCCAGCGAGCAGGCGGTGATGCAGCTGAACCCCGCGCAGTACTACGATGTGCTGATGGAGCTAATTGCGCGTCTCTTTGACCACGAGATCGACCAGGCGGGCTACGAAgagagcgtgcgcttcATGTACGGCACGCATGGCTACCCTGCCATGACCCTCGACAAGGTGGTGCACGCGTTTGTGAAAGGCGCGCTGACGATCGCATCTGATGCCAAGTGccaggagctgctcggcatcTTTGACCAGACGCACCAGGCGCTGAATGCGATCCGCAGCGGCACACAAgaggcgagcggcgagacgcgcgacgtgcagctGTACAAGCGGCTCATTGCGAGCCGTATGGACGCTGAGCaggtcgtcggccgcgacgaTCACCTGTACAGGATCGAGATGGTGCCGCTAcaggcggccggcgacggcgtTCCTCCCCAGTCGATGCACATCCAGCTTCTGTCGCACGACGAcctcacgctcgaggaccccaaggacgaggagcagcgctGGCTGCAGTACATTGCCTCGTACTGCCTGTACGCACCAACCGAGGGCCTGCCGTCCGAGACGGTGGCCCCGCTTTTGAAGCGCAACTTGCCCGCGCAGCCGGATGcggcggacgaggagggTACGCAGTATGTTGTGCGCAATGGACTGGACATCCGCGTCTGCTTGCGCACCTACCGCCTCTTCTTTGTGCAGGGCACCGAGGACGTGTttgcgcgcaagcgccccGCTACGGAcgcggcagcgcacgcagcctCCCAAGAACAGAGCCGCAGCAAGCGCTGGCACGCAtggctcgcggcgcggcgtgaaGTCATcgatgcgcccgagcccaCGCAGGACGCAcccgagcaggagcgcgaggacgcTGCCGCGGGCGAAGcgcccgccggcgcgccgcccgtgcccggcgccgaggcgccgagcgcagaAGCGTCCGATCTGAAGCACGAGCCGTAG